attataattataaaaagtgaaaattacAAAGATAATTACAAATCGCCAGTCGATTAACAATTAAGATATTTTCCTTGAAGGTTAATGGATTCAATTCTCCAATCCAAAATTTGAATTGTAATGTTAACAAACTAAAGAGTTGACTAAACAATGATCAATCATGTGAGATATAAGGAATGATCAATCATGCTAAAGAGTTGACATGATGGATATACTATCAACTTCGAGAAAATAATGTTAAGAGGGACAACTATTATGTTAAAAATTTGGGACGTGTTTGGAGTAAGGACTATCATAAAACTATAGTAACCACCTTTTGCtacaataaatactattttctAGTCCACAATTAATTGCAATCAACACTTTCAAATCCACATTTgatacagtatttactattttaccttcatcagttttttattctttgctatgGTGTCTATTTTTttgtcaaactaaaatagtttagaCATCAAATACATACTACAGGATTGGCAACGAGGCCAGGGTAGGGCGGAGGGCGTCCCCCATCCCTGCATTCCCCGTCTGGGAAACGGGATCCCCACGGGCCCCATTTCCCGTTTCCCCACAGGGATGccccattttttaattaaaatttgattttgtttaaGCCTTTTAAGTTTGGGCTTAGCTTCTTGGGCTTAGAGTTAGAATTTGGATATTTAATATTGGGCTTCAATCtaacattatacattataaacatatatataaataaattattttatatattataaatatatatttataaaaatataaatataccaAATCGGGGGTTGGGGATTAATCGGGGTCGGTCTCCGCCCCCGGACAGGCCCCAAAAATTTTTCCCGGTTTGAACCCATCCCCGGTCAAACTGGGAATTCCTTGCCCCGATCGGAGCGGATCCCCTCGGGGgattttgccaaccctaataTACTATcataatccaaactaaaataatctacaccccaaacacaaattattataatccatctataataatcaactccttGTCCTACGTGGATGGCTATGGAACAAAATAGATTGatatagaagaagaaatgaagtttccattaaCAAGGAGATGgtgaaaatataaaacaatcTCAGATCAACAGACGTCAGAGACACGTACATCGAGTTCAGTCCCATATAACCTGGACCGTGGAATGGCCGTGCAATGCTTACCCTTCCAGTTAAAAGGGCTTCAAAGTAAAGAAGCGAAATTTTGTAAGAAACAAACCTGAACTCTTACTTTCTGAATCACTGAGAATTGGATGTATTTGCTATTCACAGGCTGGTTTGGTGTCAAAGCTGCTTAAGCAGATTGCAAAGGCTTGGAAAGCGGAGAGCGGGTAGCGATAATCCATCGTGAAGATGTCCTTTCCAATTTTCCCAAACTGCAATATTATCTTCTCTTGTTCTTCAACTGACACGTCGAGGGCTGGATCGACATTGGCCACGAGTTGGAAATTCTTTACAGAAGCTACTGTCACACGCCCTCTGAAGTTCAAGCACCAACATTGAAGTTGTTCATGCCATCTAGGAGCCTTGTTCTTGAGAACCAAAGATTCTCCCAATTCTTGAACTGGTGGCCCAGTGACGCTTGTGGAACTGAAATCTATGTCTGGCTCCTTTCCTTTAGAAGCCGGTAAGGGTGGGTGGTGGTGATGGTCATTGAGACAGGACGAGAATGATGTCGGTGTCGGTGCATTTCCTCCTTGTTGAATGCAAGATGCAGGGATAGAGTGCATGACACAGCGCATTCTTCTGGGTCCTCTAGTTCGTAGAACATTAAGCTCATAAGAGATTGCCCCTATATTGTAGTTACAAGCTGACATTGTTGGAGAGACTTGCTTGGCATGAAACCTACGATTTGATTGATTGTTCTGTTGTCCTGCAGTGAGAACTGGTGGTTGACTATCATACATGGTGAACCTTGTGCCAAAAAAATTGGACCTGCaagattttttcaaatgaaaactTTGAGACTTCAATAAGAGGTAATTGGATAAACAATCATAGTAGATCTAGAAGTAAACGCTTGCCTTAATTTACCCACATAGGTACTGCAGGCCCAAGAAAAATCATCAGCTACCaaagatataacaaaatctgTACCTGTAGCCCTTCTTACTCTCTTGGCTGCTAATAAAAGTTTATCACCTTCATTCTCCGCTGTCAATTCAACGAGATTATAATTAAGTGAAAACCACATGTAAAATCATCATAGTTCGTTAATGcattacaaaaacaaaatacatTTCCCTAAAACCTGGGAGAATAAACTGGTCAGTATCGGAAATCAGTAACTGAAGTCCAAACTATTAGGCGTGTTTGGAGCAAGGAGCAAAGTACTGAAATCTGGGGAGTTGTAAAGTCCTCCGACCCACTGTGTAAAGAGTTAGTGAAgcataaaattgatgttttttagtCGTGAAGTGGTGGCCATGAACTACTTGGACCAAACATGGAGTGGAATTCACAACTCCAACTCCTTGAGCCAATCACCCCCTTAAAGCTTATCCAAGAATTTCCCCTAGCTAGCTTGTATTTCATCATTAGTACCTCAAAACTCAGAAGGATGCATTTACAGGAAactaatcatattcaaatatcaatAAGAGAATTAAGGTTGAAAAATTTTGAACAGATTTGGCATGGTATACCATATACGAACAATCTCATGCATCATTAAGGTCTATTAAGAGTACAAGTAGGAAACAGGGAACGTCACCTACAAGGCACCAATCCGGAGTATAGAAGATAAGTTGAAGTTGCTCTGTGCCTTCTAACATAGCACTGAATTGGAGAGTCTCGAGGTCCCGGCTTTTAAAGAGCATCAATGGCAAGGCAGGAAAAGTGTAAGTTGAAGCACAAACTTCTAGTAAGAGTAAGGGAACAATGAAAGTAAGCCCTCTACCTGTTTCAGTGAAATGGGAAACGTAAGCCTCCCACACTGCTCAGGAGTTTTAACAATTTCCTTTGTAATATTCCTCCATGACTTGCAAACTGAAGCACAAAAAAGGACAACAGTCCTAGCAGGCCACGAGGTTTCACTCTCTTCAACTCTTCGTATTATGTCCAAAAGCAACTCAGGAGGCAAATTTGCCCACTGCCCTTGTTGAATTGCTTCAGGGTGGGGAGGCACTTCATCAGGTGCAATATGTGACCTCGTACGACTTCGCCAGTTCCTCCTTTCTCCTCCTCGTTTCGGTTTGATTCTAATTCCATCTTTTATTTCCCTTAGCTCGCGAAAAAAGCTTTTGAAGGGCATATTCGTGTGGCATATCAATCCTCTCTGTTGAAATTCAATCACACCCCACTCAAATTAACAAACTAGTAAGCAGTAAGCACAGGGAGATTAATTCAAAACAAAACCCAACAAACGGATATCAAGAGCAGATAAATAAGTCATTATATAACATTAAATTGGCAGTATAGGTAAAGAACCATTTtgagaatatgatattacataTGGTAGCAGATACTTCGTATCCTTCCCTGCTGACTGCTGAGTAAGAAACCAACAAACTGAGCATCATTCCAATTCTCCttgttaaaatataataaataaaggcAACAAATATGTCATCAGTGAccacaaaactaaaaaaaaaaaaaaaaaaaaaaaactctgcaATTTGATTAGCCTTGCTCATCCATTTTCAAACAGTACCAAGATTCCCTATTTCAAGAATAATTTCACAATACAGAACCCAGACATTCCCAGTAAAGATTCTCGAAAAGAACATTTTCCAAAACTAATCACCGCAAATTTGCTACGTGACTAACTTGTAGACTGGGATGGAGGAAAGGGAAAATCCAAAGAAATCGaaccaggaaaaaaaaaaaaaaaaactgaaatgcAGTTAGAGGGATAAGAGGAATCAacctattaaacaaaaaaaaaaaatgtacagaTCAAGGGCACCAAGGAGAAAGAACAATCTTAAATCCAACCACAGTGAAGAAAACCATCCGTGAATCAGGATTAGAAACTCAACGCTACTCCTGGAGTGGGAGTTTGAAACAATGATTAAAGTAGAAGACGGCGATTCCACCGGCGTAAATCATAATCAACGGGCGGTGCGCAAAATCACCAGAAACCGCAGCTTTGTTCGGCTTCAGCAATTGATTGATCCAGTTGAGGACATTTTTCttggattaaaaaaattggTAATATAAATTCTCAATCAACATTCAACAGTGAGGAAgaacgaagaagaagattgacGTAAAATCAAATTGGGAGCGAATCTAGGGCGTGATCGATCTCATTTATGACCTCAAATGACACTGCTTTTCGGACACGTGTTACTCACgtttgggattttttttattttcatcactCTATCTCTTttgcttttttaaaatatatatatatataaatgaaacaaCGTAGGAAAATTCTTTTTCACATCGGAAGAAGGACCTGTTTATTTTCTGTAAGGATCTTAtgtagattttgattttgattttttttttctttctaaatttgCTATAAGAATTagttaattgtttattttatttttaaaatggtaTCACTGACTCAACAGCGACTAGATCTTCGGGGGAAGACATTGGAGATATTTTAGTTGACTCATTCACGTGTCGAACACGTGACTTATtagaatttgaattaaaaattaagggaaaaatacatttttgtccCTATGTTTAAGATCTACTTTCTGTTTGgttctcaaatttaaaatgatatacatttaatttgaatttgattctaatttagttcctagatttcaaaatattcaattttactATTGAAATTCgagttttgtttgaatttgatCTCTACATTTCaggattttacatttttaacctcaatttttcattaaataattaCTTTCAAACATTCAcatcaatgtctattaattgatttaaaataattatgaagtaaaattttaaatttaattttaaaaataataatatttaattaatgataattcatttaatcattttaaatttattaccATACATTAATACTGAACTcggaaaatgagtatttagtaaaaaactGAGGTAAAAAATGTAGATCTTAAAATCTACGGACCAAATTCAAACAAGATTCAAATGTCAAgaataaaattacaacattttaaaatctagagattaaattaaaactaaatatgtaacatttggaaacttaaaaatcaaatataaattagacCTCCAACCTagaaatacaaaattattttttccaaaattaaattaccattttcaCGTGGAACTTAGATTTTAGGTCAAATATTTCCTGGTATGTTTAATGTAAGATGAGAGAAATCTCAAAGAGACAGATGTTTTGAGCATTGAATTACTTTTCATTTTGGCATGTCTATAATTTTGTTAGATCTCTCCATTTCAAACTTTACGAGTCTATTtgatataagattaaattactctttaatttataaattagttGTTTGGAGTATTGAGTGTTGGTTATTGTACTATGTGGGTTATAATTATTTGTGTCTGGATTACTGACTAATTTAGTGTGAGTTATAAATGAGAAGAGATGATGATTACGAAATAATAAACACGGAAGACAATGAGggttttcaaattatttgttgCAAGAATAATATcaccataaatatatatatatatatatatatataacattgtATATCGAAGAGAATTTTACATCTCTCCTTAAACAATGATTTATTGGAGAAAATGCTTGTGAAAAAGTTCTGCAATTTAAAGAAAAGACATATTTATACATAGAGATGTACAATTTTCCCACGGATAGGTCCCGCCCTGAACGAGGCGATTAGGCGGGGAATAGGGGAGGGAGTGGGAAAAAAATTCTCTGTGAGTTAAACGGGGATGGGGACGATTCCCCGTCCTCGCCCGGCCCGTCTCCGTCCCATTTCTTGTTCCCGTCCCGATTAgctttacatatttatttagtatagttatctaatgttatgttatcattattattatataaatattacatctaaatttaaattttgattatttattgggaaagataatgaatatgtttaaatttatattatatatgtgaataatttgatttatatttatttatttctactaaaaacaattagcttttttagaccaaaatttgatgatttatctttaaattcaaattgtcatataaaactatccataataaacaatttagtgataaagttaattatttaattaaaatttgctcacattaATACAAATTCCCTACCGGGAATCCCCGCCATGATCCTGTGGAGAATTTTACGGGGATGGAGAATGAAATGGGAAGCGGAGATGGGAATGGGGAATGGCATCCCAGCCCTGCCCCGCCTCGTGGACATCTCTATTTATACACTATTCATGCTGTTCGAATGGTcacatttcttcttcaagtTATTTAATTACGAAAAGACATGTATATTCATGAAATAATACAACTTTACATGAATGGTCACATATCATTTATTCAAACATAATTTTAGTGTAGTAACTATGTGTTATAATACTTGGGAGCTTCAACTATTATAATCAGAGACACAAACATTGAATGGGATATATTAGCTCACTCTACTCAAGGCAAGTTGGGGGCCAAACACTCCAAAAGATTTAAAAACTATTAGATACATTCAAAGTTCACATACTACTTAAtagatacaaatttaaaaatttagggacatATTCGAtacttttttaaagtttaagcatttactaaacacaaatctaaaagttcatgaactaaacttgtaatttacctaaaataaataatacaaatcaaattgaaacttttgaaccgataaaaatatataattcatttataatgaaacaataaaaattatatatatactcaATTTGTTGGAGTTTGTGGAGATGTGAATTCAAATCTCTAACCTTTATTAGATTAATAGTATATAATCtaattagtttgattaaacTATCATATTAGATTTtctcagaccaattaaatatatatttaaactttagGACTTTGatatcttattaaaaaaaaatatgagatTTCAATCTCAAAATAAATCGAAGATAAGAGgagtaatttatgtattttacttttaactaaattttttaatttttttaatattggttCCTCGGCatcttattatttaatatataatttttagaaTTATAATGTCACTATATCATGAAAAAGATTGTTAGAAAAGGAAGTGTGAAGGGGCCCATTTTCAATTGAATGCTCTAACGAAAACTGAAAGGAATCAGCACGTCATGTGATGGCATAGCATTGATAATGTCATTTTGTTTGCAAATTGACGATCAAGATAtacattattttctttaattattttcaagCCTATATATTAAGGGAGATTCTTATTAATATACATCTTGTCTTCAAACTAAgattgtttcaaaattttatctaaaaatgctcaataatgtgtttgttttaattattgTGATATAAATACGTTTCAAAAATTTAAGAAGCtagctcatctttctttttaaaaactatacttgaattttgtgatccaaatcgaagttaaaaattttattatgtCAACCTATTTATTTtgaatctatattgaatagattaacTCTAGGATTCAT
The nucleotide sequence above comes from Benincasa hispida cultivar B227 chromosome 3, ASM972705v1, whole genome shotgun sequence. Encoded proteins:
- the LOC120073046 gene encoding tubby-like F-box protein 5 isoform X1, which translates into the protein MPFKSFFRELREIKDGIRIKPKRGGERRNWRSRTRSHIAPDEVPPHPEAIQQGQWANLPPELLLDIIRRVEESETSWPARTVVLFCASVCKSWRNITKEIVKTPEQCGRLTFPISLKQPGPRDSPIQCYVRRHRATSTYLLYSGLVPSENEGDKLLLAAKRVRRATGTDFVISLVADDFSWACSTYVGKLRSNFFGTRFTMYDSQPPVLTAGQQNNQSNRRFHAKQVSPTMSACNYNIGAISYELNVLRTRGPRRMRCVMHSIPASCIQQGGNAPTPTSFSSCLNDHHHHPPLPASKGKEPDIDFSSTSVTGPPVQELGESLVLKNKAPRWHEQLQCWCLNFRGRVTVASVKNFQLVANVDPALDVSVEEQEKIILQFGKIGKDIFTMDYRYPLSAFQAFAICLSSFDTKPACE
- the LOC120073046 gene encoding tubby-like F-box protein 5 isoform X2; the encoded protein is MLEGTEQLQLIFYTPDWCLVAENEGDKLLLAAKRVRRATGTDFVISLVADDFSWACSTYVGKLRSNFFGTRFTMYDSQPPVLTAGQQNNQSNRRFHAKQVSPTMSACNYNIGAISYELNVLRTRGPRRMRCVMHSIPASCIQQGGNAPTPTSFSSCLNDHHHHPPLPASKGKEPDIDFSSTSVTGPPVQELGESLVLKNKAPRWHEQLQCWCLNFRGRVTVASVKNFQLVANVDPALDVSVEEQEKIILQFGKIGKDIFTMDYRYPLSAFQAFAICLSSFDTKPACE